A genomic segment from Cryptosporangium aurantiacum encodes:
- a CDS encoding DUF1345 domain-containing protein produces the protein MTTMPPETLYHRLLGWHAPAMRRTALVAALGAVVAVALARPIRWELAVIAGWDAAALAYLATIWPIIARADNARAAVLARREDEGRGAAAVLLVAASIASLLGVGFALGAAGDQRGTTRTLLIVAAVVTVAFSWLVVNTVYTLRYADLNFADNGDSGGVTFGDSDSTTGPDFRDFAYVAFTIGMCYQVSDTTLRDPRIRRTALTHALLSYLFGVVIIGGSVNLIAGLLH, from the coding sequence ATGACAACGATGCCGCCGGAGACGCTCTACCACCGCTTGCTGGGCTGGCACGCCCCGGCGATGCGGCGGACCGCACTCGTCGCTGCCCTGGGTGCCGTCGTCGCGGTGGCTCTGGCGCGCCCGATCCGCTGGGAGCTGGCCGTGATCGCCGGCTGGGACGCCGCCGCGCTGGCCTACCTCGCGACGATCTGGCCGATCATCGCCCGCGCCGACAACGCGCGCGCCGCGGTGCTGGCCCGGCGGGAGGACGAGGGGCGCGGCGCGGCCGCGGTCCTGCTGGTCGCGGCCAGCATCGCGAGCCTGCTGGGCGTCGGGTTCGCGCTCGGCGCCGCCGGAGACCAGCGGGGCACCACCCGGACGCTGCTCATCGTCGCGGCGGTGGTGACGGTCGCGTTCTCCTGGCTGGTCGTCAACACCGTCTACACGCTCCGCTACGCGGATCTGAACTTCGCCGACAACGGCGACAGCGGCGGCGTCACGTTCGGCGACTCCGACAGCACGACCGGACCGGACTTCCGGGACTTCGCGTACGTGGCGTTCACGATCGGCATGTGTTACCAGGTCTCCGACACCACCCTGCGTGATCCCCGGATCCGCCGGACCGCGCTCACCCACGCCCTGCTGTCGTACCTGTTCGGGGTCGTCATCATCGGCGGCTCGGTCAATCTGATCGCGGGCCTGCTCCACTGA
- a CDS encoding cellulase family glycosylhydrolase, giving the protein MDRRALLKSAALAVPVVAGGVLLSDTAAVAAVRQNPAPPVVGAQFHGTWEMYWNSLTPNSMFHKHLDTLAAQGVQMIRTDVGWSSGQPTNVAPTASQWYHQRLSMVIDAVRARGMQIFLTVHQSPAWSRPNTGSDVKQYPTDPNAIKPWLTFLARTYGAKIAAIEVWNEPNLAEFCGIGDAYQRAVKYVPILKAAYSAIKAGRPTLPVIFAGPSQTDDGFIRDCYANGAKGYFDIMGVHPYQGNQTKAPESTDITGKARMTNMPAIINLMASKGDSAKPIWWTEFGFSVHSNTGIPSNQVWLFGVPDDATAASYLSRSFYLAWNQWPQVKLAVAYCGYKTPSDSYGHQYGYRMMEADGTAKPQLRALGDLRRKFGALQKL; this is encoded by the coding sequence GTGGATCGCCGTGCCTTACTGAAGTCCGCAGCGCTCGCCGTACCGGTCGTCGCCGGTGGCGTGCTGCTGAGCGATACCGCCGCCGTCGCGGCTGTCCGCCAGAACCCGGCCCCGCCGGTCGTCGGCGCGCAGTTCCACGGCACGTGGGAGATGTACTGGAACAGCCTCACGCCGAACTCGATGTTCCACAAGCACCTGGACACGCTCGCCGCGCAGGGCGTCCAGATGATCCGCACCGACGTGGGCTGGTCCTCCGGTCAGCCGACGAACGTCGCCCCGACCGCGAGCCAGTGGTACCACCAGCGCCTGTCGATGGTGATCGACGCCGTCCGGGCGCGCGGCATGCAGATCTTCCTCACCGTGCACCAGTCACCCGCGTGGTCGCGGCCGAACACCGGCAGCGACGTCAAGCAGTACCCGACCGATCCGAACGCGATCAAGCCGTGGCTGACGTTCCTGGCCCGGACGTACGGCGCGAAGATCGCCGCGATCGAGGTCTGGAACGAGCCGAACCTGGCCGAGTTCTGCGGCATCGGGGACGCCTACCAGCGTGCGGTGAAGTACGTGCCGATCCTGAAGGCGGCGTACTCGGCGATCAAGGCCGGGCGCCCGACGCTGCCGGTGATCTTCGCCGGACCGAGCCAGACCGATGACGGTTTCATCCGGGATTGCTACGCCAACGGTGCCAAGGGTTACTTCGACATCATGGGCGTCCACCCGTACCAGGGGAACCAGACCAAGGCGCCGGAGTCCACGGACATCACCGGCAAGGCGCGGATGACGAACATGCCCGCGATCATCAACCTGATGGCGTCCAAGGGCGACAGCGCCAAGCCGATCTGGTGGACCGAGTTCGGATTCAGCGTCCACTCCAATACCGGCATCCCGTCCAACCAGGTGTGGCTGTTCGGCGTCCCCGACGACGCGACCGCCGCGTCGTACCTGTCCCGGTCGTTCTACCTGGCGTGGAACCAGTGGCCACAGGTCAAGCTCGCGGTGGCCTACTGCGGGTACAAGACGCCGTCGGACAGCTACGGGCACCAGTACGGCTACCGAATGATGGAGGCCGACGGCACCGCGAAGCCGCAGCTCCGAGCCCTGGGTGACCTCCGGAGGAAGTTCGGGGCGCTGCAGAAACTCTGA
- a CDS encoding molybdopterin cofactor-binding domain-containing protein: protein MEIGRRRFLGYVLAAPVLVTAADLRVATAAELPSLDITEIVDLNDLMTLAATPTSNLITVVVNADGTVSFALPRAEVGQGITTSTAMLIAEELSVPLDRVRVTLADARPELVFNQLTGASNTTFSTYTPIRVAAAVARARLLDAAAARLGTAAADLTLKAGVITDRSGRSVPIGTLATAAASARTTPVDVELAPRAQFTVIGTPRNRVDALAAVTGRKVFAMDLDKPDAKPTMVCRPPTINGKVGSVANLDEVRRMPGVTDVVAISTGVAVRAETFGQCIDGVRALRVSWRPGTAEGKSDDDVLRELERAELPMGPKPLTPTVEATFTFYFRGNSALEPNCAVADVRGDRAEIWAALKSPIVAQQTIAAKLGLPVGKVSVHVVEGGGSFGRKLFFDAALEAAEVSKALGKPVRLMWHRADDARQGRAHPMARSRVRASYAGNTVLSYTQRHTSVSTDLGHGLGEIITAFAARIPVGDGAFAQTFFQLSQSSPYWFGSTSRLLAETDKGFNTGSMRNVYSPDVTCARELIVDALAAKMGKDPYQFRRDFLQDDRARAALEKVAEVGDWGKSMPAGMAQGIALHTEYKSVSAALVEIDNRPATVNRPVREGVTGPRVTKVVFAVDVGLAVNPRGLEAQMMGCVSDGIALALTSSLHLRDGYFLEASWDNYFYTRQWNTPTDLRIIVLPPTSDQPGGAGELGVATAFAAVACAYGRATGTMPTSFPINHGTLSFPVKPTVPPIPPSPTDGRDLAE from the coding sequence ATGGAGATCGGGCGGCGACGCTTCCTCGGTTACGTGCTGGCGGCTCCGGTGCTGGTGACGGCCGCCGATCTCCGGGTGGCGACGGCAGCCGAGCTGCCGTCGCTCGACATCACCGAGATCGTCGACCTCAACGACCTGATGACGCTGGCCGCGACGCCGACGTCGAACCTGATCACGGTCGTCGTCAACGCCGACGGAACCGTGTCGTTCGCCCTACCCCGCGCCGAGGTGGGGCAGGGCATCACGACCTCGACCGCGATGCTGATCGCCGAGGAACTGTCCGTGCCGCTGGACCGGGTGCGGGTGACGCTGGCCGACGCCCGGCCGGAGCTGGTGTTCAACCAGCTCACCGGCGCCTCGAACACGACGTTCTCGACCTACACCCCGATCCGGGTGGCGGCGGCCGTGGCCAGGGCGCGTCTCCTCGACGCCGCGGCGGCGCGGCTCGGCACGGCCGCCGCCGACCTCACGCTGAAGGCCGGAGTGATCACCGATCGCTCCGGCCGGAGCGTCCCGATCGGCACGCTGGCCACGGCGGCGGCGAGCGCCCGCACGACCCCGGTCGACGTGGAGCTCGCGCCGCGTGCGCAGTTCACGGTGATCGGCACGCCCCGCAACCGCGTCGACGCGCTGGCCGCGGTGACCGGTCGCAAGGTCTTCGCGATGGACCTCGACAAGCCGGATGCCAAACCGACGATGGTCTGCCGCCCGCCGACGATCAACGGCAAGGTCGGCTCGGTCGCCAACCTCGACGAGGTCCGCCGGATGCCCGGCGTCACGGACGTCGTCGCGATCTCCACCGGGGTCGCGGTCCGCGCGGAGACGTTCGGCCAGTGCATCGACGGCGTCCGCGCGCTGCGCGTCTCGTGGCGGCCCGGCACGGCCGAAGGCAAATCCGATGACGACGTCCTGCGCGAGCTGGAGCGCGCCGAACTACCGATGGGTCCGAAGCCGCTGACGCCCACCGTGGAAGCGACGTTCACGTTCTACTTCCGGGGCAACAGCGCGCTGGAGCCCAACTGCGCGGTCGCCGACGTCCGGGGGGACCGCGCCGAGATCTGGGCCGCGCTGAAGTCACCGATCGTCGCCCAGCAGACGATCGCGGCCAAGCTCGGCCTGCCGGTCGGCAAGGTCTCCGTGCACGTCGTGGAGGGCGGGGGCTCGTTCGGCCGCAAGCTGTTCTTCGACGCGGCGCTGGAAGCCGCCGAGGTGTCCAAGGCGCTCGGCAAGCCGGTCCGGCTGATGTGGCACCGCGCCGACGACGCCCGCCAGGGTCGCGCTCACCCGATGGCCCGGTCCCGGGTCCGGGCGTCCTACGCCGGGAACACGGTGCTGAGCTACACCCAGCGTCACACGAGCGTCTCCACCGACCTCGGGCACGGGCTCGGCGAGATCATCACCGCGTTCGCCGCGCGGATCCCGGTCGGCGACGGCGCGTTCGCCCAGACGTTCTTCCAGCTCAGCCAATCCTCGCCGTACTGGTTCGGCTCCACCAGCCGGCTGCTGGCCGAGACCGACAAGGGCTTCAACACCGGCAGCATGCGCAACGTCTACTCGCCGGACGTCACCTGCGCGCGCGAGCTGATCGTCGACGCGCTGGCCGCGAAGATGGGCAAGGATCCCTACCAGTTCCGCCGGGACTTCCTGCAGGACGACCGGGCGCGGGCCGCGTTGGAGAAGGTCGCCGAGGTCGGCGACTGGGGCAAGTCGATGCCGGCCGGCATGGCGCAGGGCATCGCGCTGCACACCGAGTACAAGTCGGTCAGCGCCGCGCTGGTGGAGATCGACAACCGGCCGGCGACCGTCAACCGCCCGGTCCGCGAGGGCGTGACCGGCCCTCGCGTCACCAAGGTCGTGTTCGCGGTGGACGTCGGGCTGGCGGTCAACCCGCGCGGCCTGGAAGCGCAGATGATGGGCTGCGTCTCCGACGGGATCGCGCTGGCCCTGACTTCCAGCCTGCACCTGCGCGACGGGTACTTCCTGGAGGCGAGCTGGGACAACTACTTCTACACCCGGCAGTGGAACACCCCCACGGACCTCCGGATCATCGTGCTGCCGCCGACCTCCGACCAGCCCGGCGGCGCCGGTGAACTCGGGGTCGCGACCGCGTTCGCGGCGGTCGCGTGCGCGTACGGTCGCGCGACCGGGACGATGCCGACGAGCTTCCCGATCAACCACGGCACGCTGTCGTTCCCGGTCAAGCCGACGGTGCCGCCGATCCCCCCATCCCCGACCGATGGCCGGGACCTGGCCGAGTAG
- a CDS encoding 2Fe-2S iron-sulfur cluster-binding protein, whose product MRVRTFRVNGKQVSVDVPDDVRLLWVLRDVLGLTGAKYGCGINVCKACTSHLNGKAVNPCAIPVGDIEPADEVTTIEGLASGAELHPMQQAWLDHDVAQCGYCQPGQIMAAVALVRRVKAEGREITDADLDGIRNICRCGTYVRIRQAVRDGAKRM is encoded by the coding sequence ATTCGAGTGCGAACGTTCCGCGTCAACGGGAAGCAGGTCAGCGTCGACGTTCCCGACGACGTCCGCCTCCTCTGGGTGCTCCGTGACGTCCTGGGCCTCACCGGCGCCAAGTACGGGTGCGGGATCAACGTCTGCAAGGCCTGCACCAGCCACCTGAACGGCAAAGCCGTCAACCCGTGTGCGATCCCGGTCGGTGACATCGAACCGGCCGACGAGGTGACGACGATCGAGGGCCTCGCGTCCGGCGCGGAGTTGCACCCGATGCAGCAGGCGTGGCTCGACCACGACGTCGCCCAGTGCGGGTACTGCCAGCCGGGTCAGATCATGGCCGCGGTCGCGCTCGTCCGCCGCGTGAAGGCCGAAGGCCGGGAGATCACCGACGCCGACCTCGACGGGATCCGGAACATCTGCCGGTGCGGCACGTACGTCCGCATCCGGCAGGCGGTCCGCGACGGCGCGAAGCGGATGTGA
- a CDS encoding TetR/AcrR family transcriptional regulator, translating into MEPASIGEESLLQRAYLEAVERVDDSDESRAVILDAAYQEFCRMGIRRTSMEDVARRAGVSRITVYRRFATKDALVEHLVRREFRRYFDEFLVEIEQAHTVADRVVVGFVGSLRAIRHNPLIGGLMAAEADLVVPSMISDGGQTLATVRQFLAGQLHREQRAGHVPSDLDVDLAAEIMVRISASFLAIPSELVDLDDEEQLTTIARQFLVPLLEPHGAAGHLPRGSEG; encoded by the coding sequence GTGGAGCCCGCGTCGATCGGTGAAGAGTCGTTGTTGCAGCGCGCGTACCTCGAAGCCGTCGAGCGGGTCGACGATTCGGACGAAAGCCGTGCGGTGATCCTGGACGCCGCCTACCAGGAGTTCTGCCGCATGGGTATCCGGCGCACGTCGATGGAGGACGTGGCGCGACGGGCTGGCGTCTCTCGAATTACCGTCTACCGGCGATTCGCGACCAAGGATGCGCTGGTCGAACATTTGGTGCGCCGGGAGTTCCGGCGCTATTTCGACGAGTTCCTCGTCGAAATAGAACAGGCGCACACGGTCGCAGACCGGGTGGTCGTGGGCTTTGTCGGATCGCTGCGGGCCATTCGACACAATCCGTTGATCGGTGGCCTGATGGCGGCCGAAGCGGACCTGGTCGTGCCGTCGATGATCAGCGACGGCGGGCAGACGCTCGCCACCGTCCGGCAGTTCCTCGCCGGGCAGCTGCACCGGGAGCAGCGGGCCGGCCACGTGCCGAGCGATCTGGACGTCGATCTCGCGGCCGAGATCATGGTGCGCATCTCCGCCTCGTTCCTCGCGATCCCCAGCGAGCTCGTCGACCTCGACGACGAGGAGCAACTGACGACGATCGCCCGGCAGTTCCTCGTGCCGCTGCTGGAGCCGCACGGCGCGGCGGGGCATCTCCCGCGTGGATCGGAGGGATAG
- a CDS encoding oxygenase MpaB family protein, translating to MDKISRRNALKVGGALGAIGALAVAAPGQARAAWTWSPRGSVAGTGAAVDPRYVWDPEADPMVASLIDRGDVPRVNELLRTWTKNAQPLPAGLPADLRDFMEQARKLPTWADQGKLATAVDFNEKRGLYLGVLYGLASGMMSTVIPKEALAVYYSQGGADMKDRISKTAKLGYDIGARNAYQPDGEMVVTCVKTRLVHAAVRHLLPQSPQWNQQAEEEIPISQRDIMVTWHSLPTTVMRKLTAWKVPIPAAESTAFLHSWQVAAHMLGVRDEYIPASWAEANSQAAQVLDPVLAPTPEGIKLADILLNLGSAIDAGILSKPILGSFTRFMLGDRIAEWLKIPREPIWDPLLRTAWGPFVAVREGLLPLPLAPEAYWTFDEFLRKAALLFLSEAKPISIEIPLTNRPS from the coding sequence ATGGACAAAATCAGTAGGCGAAACGCGCTGAAGGTCGGCGGAGCACTCGGTGCGATCGGTGCGCTGGCAGTCGCGGCGCCCGGTCAGGCCCGAGCCGCGTGGACGTGGTCGCCCCGTGGCTCGGTGGCCGGCACCGGGGCGGCCGTCGACCCGCGGTACGTATGGGACCCGGAGGCCGACCCGATGGTCGCCTCCCTGATCGACCGGGGTGACGTCCCCCGGGTCAACGAACTGCTCCGCACGTGGACGAAGAACGCGCAGCCGCTGCCCGCCGGACTCCCGGCCGACCTGCGTGACTTCATGGAGCAGGCACGCAAACTGCCGACCTGGGCCGACCAGGGCAAACTCGCGACGGCCGTCGACTTCAACGAGAAGCGCGGCCTCTATCTCGGCGTCCTTTACGGGCTGGCCAGCGGCATGATGAGCACGGTCATCCCGAAGGAAGCGCTCGCCGTCTACTACTCGCAGGGCGGCGCGGACATGAAGGACCGCATCTCCAAGACCGCCAAGCTCGGGTACGACATCGGCGCGCGCAACGCCTACCAACCCGACGGCGAGATGGTCGTCACCTGCGTCAAGACCCGCCTCGTGCACGCCGCCGTGCGCCATCTGCTACCGCAGTCCCCGCAGTGGAACCAGCAGGCTGAGGAAGAGATCCCGATCAGCCAGCGGGACATCATGGTCACCTGGCACAGCCTGCCGACCACCGTCATGAGGAAGCTGACCGCGTGGAAGGTGCCGATCCCCGCGGCGGAATCCACCGCGTTCCTGCACTCCTGGCAGGTCGCCGCCCACATGCTCGGCGTCCGCGACGAGTACATTCCGGCGTCCTGGGCCGAGGCCAACTCGCAGGCCGCGCAGGTCCTGGATCCGGTGCTGGCGCCCACCCCCGAGGGCATCAAGCTCGCCGACATCCTGCTCAACCTGGGTTCCGCGATCGACGCGGGCATCCTGAGCAAGCCGATCCTCGGCTCGTTCACGCGCTTCATGCTCGGTGACCGGATCGCCGAGTGGCTGAAGATCCCCCGCGAACCGATCTGGGACCCGCTGCTGCGGACCGCCTGGGGTCCGTTCGTCGCGGTCCGCGAGGGCCTGCTCCCGCTGCCGCTGGCGCCGGAGGCCTACTGGACGTTCGACGAGTTCCTCCGCAAGGCGGCGCTGCTGTTCCTGTCCGAAGCCAAGCCGATCAGCATCGAGATCCCGCTCACGAACCGCCCGTCCTGA
- a CDS encoding FAD-dependent oxidoreductase, with translation MSAPSTPPRRGRVAVLGGGPAGMATALSVHQAGHEVVIFERYREARPAGNVLNLWPPPLKALGLIGVDTTDLGAPCVSQFRNDKGRVRATIKSDPEIEKRYGRGGGFIGLLRPELYERMLAALPPGVLRTNQTVERIEQDERAVTLHFADGTSYEADVLIGADGIDSLVRRTLWGDSPKREHRLHAIAGYTFSEDIGGETGYCVIGHGREVQGSWTSIRYKGRDGYQWWVLEACDPDAPPPPDLLARAKQLGRTFPHPLPQLIERTEAQHVQRWVLRDRGFLPQWSKGRITLAGDAAHATSPYAAYGAGMAIEDGYFIGRRLRGVDLTDADAVARALQAYEEPRKPHTAFQVKMAYRNGQMFHHAPRLLRPVRDFLFDRTPFLQKVVGDTNPAEINKQLALITD, from the coding sequence ATGTCTGCTCCGTCGACCCCTCCCAGACGTGGACGCGTCGCCGTGCTCGGTGGTGGACCGGCCGGCATGGCCACGGCGCTCTCGGTCCATCAGGCCGGGCACGAGGTGGTGATCTTCGAGCGCTACCGGGAGGCCCGTCCGGCCGGCAACGTGCTGAACCTCTGGCCGCCGCCGCTGAAGGCACTCGGGTTGATCGGGGTGGACACCACGGATCTCGGCGCGCCGTGCGTGTCGCAGTTCCGCAACGACAAGGGACGGGTTCGCGCCACGATCAAGAGCGATCCGGAGATCGAGAAGCGGTACGGCCGCGGTGGGGGCTTCATCGGCCTGCTCCGGCCGGAACTGTACGAGCGGATGCTGGCCGCACTGCCGCCGGGCGTGCTCCGTACGAACCAAACCGTCGAGCGGATCGAGCAGGACGAGCGGGCGGTCACGCTGCACTTCGCCGACGGCACCAGCTACGAGGCGGACGTGCTGATCGGCGCGGACGGCATCGACTCGCTCGTCCGTCGCACGCTGTGGGGCGACTCGCCCAAGCGGGAACACCGCCTGCACGCGATCGCGGGGTACACGTTCTCCGAGGACATCGGCGGCGAGACGGGCTACTGCGTGATCGGGCACGGCCGCGAGGTACAGGGCAGCTGGACGTCGATCCGGTACAAGGGCCGGGACGGGTATCAGTGGTGGGTGCTGGAGGCCTGCGACCCCGACGCTCCGCCGCCGCCGGACCTGCTGGCCAGGGCCAAGCAGCTCGGCCGGACGTTCCCGCATCCGTTGCCGCAGCTGATCGAGCGGACCGAGGCGCAGCACGTGCAGCGGTGGGTGCTGCGGGACCGCGGGTTCCTGCCGCAGTGGTCGAAGGGCCGGATCACGCTCGCGGGGGATGCGGCGCACGCGACGTCTCCGTACGCCGCGTACGGGGCGGGGATGGCGATCGAGGACGGCTACTTCATCGGCCGGCGGCTGCGGGGTGTCGATCTGACCGACGCGGACGCCGTCGCCCGTGCGCTGCAGGCCTACGAGGAGCCGCGGAAGCCGCACACGGCGTTCCAGGTGAAGATGGCCTACCGGAACGGGCAGATGTTCCATCACGCCCCGCGGCTGCTGCGGCCGGTCCGGGACTTCCTCTTCGACCGCACGCCGTTCCTGCAGAAGGTCGTCGGGGACACCAACCCGGCCGAGATCAACAAGCAGCTAGCTCTGATCACCGACTGA
- a CDS encoding PDR/VanB family oxidoreductase produces MRAGVGTSRPLVVESRRPVDAVTVEVRLAAADGAALPRWAPGAHVDLVLPGGLVRPYSLCGDPRDTATWRLLVRRAGRASAYVHDQLQVGDVVHARGPRDRFVLGAAARYLFVASGAGIAPLLPMARWVAAARIYPWQLLHLDGGRSLLADEVQTLGTTADDFALVADAVLAAPDGTAVYACGSARFVDAVADLAGQKLDLHRQQFDRPEPVPGGTPACELVLARRGDTIPVPAGTSLLDALLDAGVPVPVACGVGICGACIVPLLEGTVRHRDSILTDAERATGRSVVTCVSAADSARLVLDV; encoded by the coding sequence GTGCGTGCCGGAGTAGGAACCAGCCGTCCGCTGGTCGTCGAGTCCCGGCGGCCGGTGGACGCCGTGACGGTCGAGGTGCGTCTGGCGGCGGCCGACGGAGCCGCCCTGCCGCGGTGGGCACCGGGCGCGCACGTCGATCTGGTGCTGCCCGGCGGGCTCGTCCGCCCGTACTCGCTCTGCGGGGACCCGCGCGACACCGCGACCTGGCGGCTGCTGGTGCGGCGAGCCGGCCGGGCCTCGGCGTACGTGCACGACCAGCTGCAGGTCGGGGACGTCGTGCACGCCCGCGGGCCGCGCGATCGGTTCGTTCTCGGCGCCGCCGCCCGCTACCTCTTCGTCGCCTCCGGAGCGGGCATCGCCCCGCTGCTGCCGATGGCCCGCTGGGTCGCGGCGGCGCGCATCTACCCGTGGCAATTGCTCCACCTCGACGGTGGTCGCTCGTTGCTGGCGGACGAGGTGCAGACGCTCGGCACGACCGCCGACGATTTCGCGCTCGTCGCCGACGCCGTGCTCGCCGCTCCCGACGGCACCGCGGTGTACGCCTGCGGCAGCGCCCGTTTCGTCGACGCGGTGGCCGACCTCGCGGGACAGAAGCTCGATCTGCACCGCCAGCAGTTCGACCGCCCCGAGCCGGTGCCGGGCGGGACGCCGGCCTGCGAGCTGGTCCTCGCCCGGCGTGGTGACACGATCCCCGTACCCGCCGGCACGTCTCTGCTCGATGCGCTTCTCGATGCGGGCGTCCCAGTGCCCGTCGCGTGTGGAGTCGGCATCTGCGGCGCGTGCATCGTCCCGCTGCTGGAGGGCACCGTCCGGCACCGGGACTCAATCCTCACCGACGCCGAACGGGCGACCGGTCGCTCCGTCGTCACCTGCGTGTCCGCGGCCGACAGCGCCCGGCTCGTCCTGGACGTGTGA
- a CDS encoding oxygenase MpaB family protein: MAEYSRRTVLAAGGALAALGALGEPAHGRPAMEWTWAPSSSVAKVGGAADPRWVWDAEADPISAALLDRGDVPNVNKLLWNWVRNDQPLPSGLPADLRDFMENARKLPSWADRAKLEAAAEFNKARGFYLNLLNGVGGGMLSTAIPKEALSVYYSKGGADMEDRVAKTSILGFAVGSLNAYRPDGNCIVNAVKTRLVHAAVRHLLPQSPHWKGDVPISQTDMLVTWHTLPTYAMRKLREWKVPLTAAESEAYLHVWQVTAHLLGIRDEYIPADWAAAEAQSDQVLPPNMGPTREGVELTDILLGQLAEQTSPGSVSRPLVNALARYLVGDQVADWDRIPRDPIWTPAITAAWPTLVKFREGLVSKPLVPEVAWALDEAARQYILFYLTKGRETKIDIPTINRPS, encoded by the coding sequence ATGGCTGAATACAGCAGGCGCACGGTACTGGCGGCGGGTGGAGCGCTGGCAGCGCTCGGCGCGCTGGGAGAACCCGCGCACGGCCGCCCGGCGATGGAGTGGACCTGGGCTCCGAGCAGCTCGGTCGCGAAGGTCGGCGGCGCGGCCGACCCGCGCTGGGTCTGGGACGCCGAGGCGGACCCGATCTCCGCCGCGCTGCTCGACCGCGGCGACGTGCCCAACGTCAACAAGTTGCTCTGGAACTGGGTCCGGAACGACCAGCCGCTCCCTTCCGGGCTCCCGGCGGACCTGCGCGACTTCATGGAGAACGCCCGCAAATTACCGTCCTGGGCCGACCGCGCCAAGCTCGAGGCCGCGGCCGAGTTCAACAAGGCCCGCGGGTTCTACCTCAACCTGCTCAACGGCGTCGGCGGCGGCATGCTCAGCACCGCGATCCCGAAGGAGGCGCTGTCGGTCTACTACTCCAAGGGCGGAGCGGACATGGAGGACCGCGTCGCCAAGACCAGCATCCTCGGCTTCGCCGTCGGCTCGCTCAACGCGTACCGGCCGGACGGCAATTGCATCGTCAACGCGGTAAAGACGCGGCTGGTGCACGCGGCGGTCCGGCACCTGCTGCCGCAGTCGCCGCACTGGAAGGGCGACGTCCCGATCAGCCAGACCGACATGCTGGTCACCTGGCACACGCTGCCCACCTACGCGATGCGCAAGCTCCGCGAGTGGAAGGTGCCGCTCACCGCCGCGGAGTCCGAGGCGTATCTGCACGTGTGGCAGGTGACCGCCCACCTGCTCGGCATCCGGGACGAGTACATCCCGGCCGACTGGGCCGCCGCCGAGGCTCAGTCCGACCAGGTCCTGCCGCCGAACATGGGGCCCACCCGGGAGGGGGTCGAGCTCACCGACATCCTGCTCGGTCAGCTCGCCGAGCAGACCAGCCCAGGCAGCGTCAGCCGGCCGCTGGTCAACGCGCTCGCCCGGTACCTCGTCGGCGACCAGGTGGCCGACTGGGACCGGATCCCGCGCGATCCGATCTGGACCCCCGCGATCACGGCCGCCTGGCCCACGCTGGTGAAGTTCCGCGAGGGCCTCGTCTCCAAGCCGCTGGTCCCGGAGGTCGCCTGGGCCCTCGACGAGGCGGCACGCCAATACATCCTCTTCTATCTCACGAAAGGCAGAGAGACCAAAATCGACATTCCCACCATCAACCGTCCCAGCTGA